One window from the genome of Echinicola vietnamensis DSM 17526 encodes:
- a CDS encoding ATP-binding protein, which produces MLFSSIPGLHETKQRLIQAINNNHLAHALLFHGPEGAANLKMALALATYVNCEDKGAEDACGVCSSCQKMAKLVHPDLSFTFPVPGSLIKEDDDKNKKVDILGPWREFVLTRSYGNLQDWIYHNGFEKKQLNISKAAAKQIIQTVSLKSFEGGYKTILVWMPEYMHTAAANALLKVLEEPPAKTLFLMVAHQPEQLLTTILSRTQKVLVRAFSDEEIKEHLISEGLCSREGALQVAPLANGSMREAYRLVDQVIDENTAKFRDWMRICFTLDINSIMSLAEGFQGADKEGQKALFLTGLNILRESLLKRSQLEELMRTAPADREFVENFSLKALTEEKILQIYRLLNAAHYHLERNANAKILFADLSFDMAKVLRKKESA; this is translated from the coding sequence ATGTTATTTTCATCCATACCCGGCCTCCATGAAACCAAGCAGCGGCTCATTCAGGCCATTAACAATAATCACCTCGCTCATGCGCTGTTGTTTCACGGTCCAGAAGGAGCGGCCAACTTGAAGATGGCCTTGGCCTTGGCGACATATGTAAACTGTGAGGACAAAGGGGCAGAGGATGCCTGTGGGGTCTGCAGTTCCTGCCAAAAAATGGCCAAGCTCGTCCATCCGGATTTGAGTTTTACCTTTCCTGTGCCGGGGAGCTTGATCAAAGAGGACGATGATAAAAACAAGAAGGTAGATATTCTGGGGCCATGGCGGGAGTTTGTACTTACCCGTTCCTACGGCAACCTGCAAGATTGGATTTACCATAATGGTTTTGAAAAAAAGCAGCTGAACATCTCCAAGGCTGCGGCCAAGCAAATCATCCAAACGGTTTCCTTAAAGTCCTTTGAGGGCGGGTACAAGACGATTTTGGTGTGGATGCCTGAATACATGCATACCGCCGCTGCGAATGCACTGCTGAAGGTGTTGGAAGAGCCGCCAGCGAAGACACTTTTTCTGATGGTGGCCCACCAGCCGGAGCAGTTGCTGACCACGATCCTCTCCCGTACCCAAAAGGTGCTAGTCAGGGCTTTTTCTGATGAGGAAATCAAAGAACACCTGATCAGCGAGGGGCTGTGTTCACGGGAAGGAGCCTTGCAGGTGGCGCCGTTGGCGAATGGCAGCATGCGGGAGGCGTACCGCTTGGTAGATCAGGTAATTGATGAAAATACGGCAAAGTTTAGGGATTGGATGAGAATTTGCTTTACCTTGGATATCAATAGTATCATGTCATTGGCAGAAGGTTTTCAAGGGGCTGACAAAGAAGGGCAAAAAGCACTTTTTCTCACTGGTCTCAACATCCTCAGGGAAAGCCTTCTGAAGAGAAGTCAGCTGGAAGAGCTGATGAGGACTGCTCCTGCGGACCGGGAATTTGTGGAGAATTTCAGTTTGAAAGCCTTGACAGAGGAGAAAATCCTCCAGATCTACCGCCTGTTGAATGCAGCACATTACCATTTGGAAAGAAATGCAAATGCCAAGATATTGTTTGCAGACCTTTCTTTTGACATGGCCAAAGTACTTCGTAAAAAGGAATCCGCATGA
- a CDS encoding ATP-dependent zinc protease family protein has protein sequence MKKHVIGRREKISLPDWGLKMISAKVDTGAYTNAIHCEWVEEKVENGQELLVFKLLEPEHRLYTGKVIKTKKYTQKKVKNSFGNAELRYKVTTRVIMFDKAFDVEFTLSDRSKMRNAILLGRKMLRGRFLVDVDQTNLSKKYKVAKQ, from the coding sequence ATGAAAAAGCATGTTATCGGCCGAAGAGAAAAGATCAGCCTGCCTGATTGGGGGTTGAAAATGATTTCTGCAAAAGTAGATACGGGTGCTTATACCAATGCAATACACTGTGAATGGGTAGAAGAAAAGGTGGAGAACGGACAGGAATTACTGGTGTTTAAGCTCTTGGAACCGGAACATCGCTTGTATACCGGAAAGGTTATTAAGACCAAGAAGTACACGCAGAAGAAAGTAAAGAATTCTTTTGGGAATGCGGAGTTGCGGTACAAGGTCACCACCAGAGTAATCATGTTTGATAAAGCCTTTGACGTGGAGTTCACCCTTTCAGACCGTTCAAAAATGCGAAATGCCATCCTACTGGGGAGAAAAATGCTTCGAGGCAGGTTTTTAGTAGATGTAGACCAGACAAACTTATCCAAAAAATATAAAGTAGCTAAGCAATGA